One part of the Magallana gigas chromosome 5, xbMagGiga1.1, whole genome shotgun sequence genome encodes these proteins:
- the LOC105337309 gene encoding uncharacterized protein, giving the protein MASGSEGNRFSSEAVQIENLHLSLKRRTKRKLADRDTDGDSQDSRDRDAFFERVQTFSIITWFGKPPALSPLQCAKYGWINLESDMLQCRMCRAVICAMLPVNSDPKIYQMCVKKLTEKLKSGHEQACKWRSNPTPDSLIRVPTHDKVEVTEEFNQRLQSLLSCENRLPYLNTASAESQGITDSTLSVLTEYLLNKTSDRDPEVVKRAALISLCGWKIRSDNTEDIMSCDFCQRTIGLWNYKSPHWHETHQNSESGITKDLEDTVREEVVTEEIQNAEKVPNGSAIVENDQNGHENLVDDQISDDGQNSSAKVTDTVSEKEMQVSGNGAILSGSENESLGKDSEETKAPNIEKPSDQTENICEMVSETRKSVELDGVQNGAKESKETDEHDSGTNGVDATDGTSPSKVAGEDSDADEKNKENEDEAGENSCSETKDKGKEHSPEISTVKSNGHREEETKENNPREQSCEVSRSQDRAPPAVTNSTQDTTAGEQGRKRMKLEEKDSFDPLAEHRTWCSWLQKSCDTSPWKQSGSEVVIPWKKILYIVCPTLKDDQANSLSLSSHYKQVSPVAAFGRVCRILNDWTGGNSKD; this is encoded by the exons TGAAGCTGTTCAGATTGAAAATCTTCATTTGAGTTTAAAACGAAGAACCAAGAGAAAACTAGCAGACCGTGATACAGATGGGGATTCACAAGATTCCAGAGACAGAGATGCTTTCTTTGAGAGAGTCCAAACATTCTCA ATCATTACATGGTTTGGAAAGCCCCCAGCACTGTCGCCATTGCAGTGTGCCAAATATGGCTGGATTAACTTAGAATCAGACATGCTTCAATGTCGTATGTGTCGAGCAGTGATTTGTGCAATGTTACCTGTCAACTCGGATCCAAAAATCT ATCAAATGTGTGTCaaaaaattgacagaaaaactGAAGTCTGGTCATGAGCAGGCCTGCAAATGGAGGTCAAACCCAACCCCAG ATTCCCTTATCAGAGTTCCAACTCATGATAAAGTTGAGGTAACTGAAGAATTTAACCAAAGACTGCAAAGTCTTTTGTCTTGTGAAAATCGGCTTCCTTACTTAAACACAGCAAGTGCTGAGTCACAG GGGATCACAGATTCCACTCTGAGTGTCCTTACAGAGTATCTTTTGAACAAAACCAGTGACAGGGACCCTGAGGTTGTGAAGAGGGCCGCACTCATTTCTCTGTGTGGATGGAAAATCAG GTCTGACAATACAGAAGATATCATGTCTTGTGATTTTTGTCAGAGGACTATAGGCTTGTGGAATTATAAATCTCCCCATTGGCATGAAACACATCAAAACAGTGAGAGTGGCATTACAAAAGACTTGGAGGATACTGTGAGAGAAGAGGTTGTAACAGAAGAAATACAAAATGCTGAAAAAGTGCCCAATGGCAGTGCAATTGTAGAGAATGATCAAAATGGACATGAAAATCTGGTTGATGATCAGATATCTGATGATGGGCAAAATTCTAGTGCTAAAGTAACTGACACAGTCTCAGAGAAGGAGATGCAGGTTTCAGGAAATGGTGCAATCTTGAGTGGTAGTGAAAATGAAAGTTTGGGGAAGGACAGTGAGGAAACAAAGGCACCTAACATAGAGAAACCTTCAGACCAAACAGAGAATATTTGTGAGATGGTCAGTGAAACGAGAAAATCAGTTGAACTTGATGGTGTTCAGAATGGTGCCAAAGAATCCAAAGAGACAGATGAACACGACAGTGGGACTAATGGCGTTGATGCCACAGATGGCACAAGTCCATCAAAGGTTGCTGGAGAAGACTCAGATGCAGACGagaagaataaagaaaatgaagatGAAGCAGGTGAAAACAGTTGTTCAGAGACAAAAGATAAGGGAAAAGAACACAGTCCTGAAATATCTACAGTCAAGTCCAATGGTCATCGAGAAGaggaaacaaaagaaaataatccaAGGGAACAGTCATGTGAAGTTTCCAGGTCTCAAGATAGGGCACCCCCCGCAGTCACAAACTCCACTCAGGATACAACAGCAGGGGAGCAGGGGAGGAAAAGAATGAAACTG GAAGAAAAAGACAGTTTTGATCCGTTGGCAGAACATCGAACATGGTGTTCATGGTTACAGAAGTCTTGCGACACGAGTCCATGGAAACAGTCGGGAAGTGAAGTAGTTATACCATGGAAGAAGATACTGTATATAGTGTGTCCCACACTGAAGGATGACCAAGCCAACTCATTGTCTCTAAGTTCTCATTacaaacag GTATCCCCCGTTGCAGCTTTTGGAAGGGTTTGCAGGATACTTAACGACTGGACCGGTGGAAATTCTAAAGACTGA